A segment of the Elaeis guineensis isolate ETL-2024a chromosome 6, EG11, whole genome shotgun sequence genome:
GATTTAAAAGGCTAACCAAACTAATAAAGCTTTGTTGTAAAAAAGTAATAAAGGACCTGGAGAATAACAAAACATAAAAATGATTAAACCCAGAAGCATATCAGACACTGTCGTAAGATGTATCCCTATCtctcatataaaaaaatttagaaaactaCCTCAAGATACGACTAATATCTTCCGTCTATGAGCATGACCATGAAGAAAGTTGATAAAAATTCTTTCAgtatccagaaaaaaaaaatattattataaaaaatatattcaaaaaaacttaaaaaggagaaaaaagaagggCTCTTAGATAGCTTACTGGATtagatttcaaaaaaatctttttatagCTCATCAATATAATCGTTTATGATCATTGGAGCTTTTATTAACTCATCAAGACCTTTAATAAGAAGCCCATGGTCAGAAGATAAAACAAGATGATTAAGCTTTTACTGGTCCATTAAAGCCTGTAATTAGAAGCCCAACGGTCAGaaattaaaatcatgataattaagaaattaaaatatttaaataataaaattaaaaaataagattaaagtgtttgaagaaaaattttaaaaaaaaattgaatttttttttttttttaggttctcTCCAACGATTGCACCCATGAACCGGCATGATCACTTCTACACATGCTTGCAATGATGTATCTACATCTGGCTGCACCCCAGTAGCCATCTATAACAATACTGCAAATGGGATCAGTCACATCTTGTTCATAACCACAATCCTTAAACAGTGTGATTTATGCATACCTTAAACAGTGTGATTTATGCATACCTGCACAATCTCATCAGCACAACCTGCATGTGCCACCAACATACTCGTGCTTTAATATATGTGCATTTTTACTCGAACACATGTTCATCTGCTTTAATATATGGAGAAAAACCAGTGAGGGTGGAGAGCTTCTTGATCATCTCTCCATCTGTGTTCGCCCATTGTGATTGGatgccaaaaaaataataataataataaagatgaTGAAACCATCACATCAGGTTCACTCTTGCTGTCTTTGTTATCTCCTTCCCACAACTCTCAAAGCCAAATAGGTAATCGGATGGTTGACATCTTGAAAGAAGATCAAACCTTCTCTTGCGTGAAAAATTTAACCCCAGCACCAATGGTTAGAGCATTGGATTGATGTACACAATGATACTGGTCCAAGTCCTAGGATAGCCACCTTGCATAAAAAAAAGAACCAAAAGTTAGGGTCTGCCCCAATCCACTCATTCCAAGGCCCTGGATTGCTGAACGATGATCGGACAATAGTCCTTTCGTAAGAAAACATGGCAAAAGCAATCAAGCCACCGGTTTTCCGATATTTCTGGGGGTCTAAGCAAAAATACAGGTGTTACATCCATGATATAAAGTCTATAGCTTTTTTGAAGGACTAGTTGTTAGATATTCATCAACCTtattcttcttatcttcttaTGTCTATCTTGGTTCAAGTTCTGTAATCGACACCTCATTTGGTGACATTGGTATTGACTTGCTCGAAGAACGGTCATTTGCACCTCTAGACATATTGAATTCATTTGAATAAACATCTGAGTCCATGCTGCTCTTTCCAATGCAAAACGCCGGTCTGGAAGGAGCTTGGAGAGACACAGAGTTACTGCTGAGCATCACAACAACTTGTGACATGTTgggtctatcagatggattttccTGGACACATAATAATCCAATGTGAATGCATCTTAACGCTTCACTTCTTGGGCAATGGTTGCCTAaagatgggtccaatatctccaAAATTGTTCCTTCCGTCCACCGCTCCCAGATCTGCATGAAATGAATTTGTTCCGTCATTTAGGATAGAACCACATTTGTATCCATACATTTGAAAACTCACATAGCTCAGGAGGTCTTGAGCAAATTCAGAATCCGAGTAACCACTGTTCTTTCTCCCAGACACGATCTCTAAAACGAGAACGCCAAAACTGTATAAGTCTGACTTGATAGAATAGTGCCCACGCATGGCATACTCTGGTGCCATGTATCCACTGTAACAAAATGAGTAGATTATTTAAAATTCCTTATAATGAACCATGATTAGAATGCATAGATTATTCAAAATTTCTACTTACAATGTTCCAACAACTCGGCTCGTGGTGCCCTGAGTTTGGTCTCCACCAAAAAGCCTAGCCAAACCGAAGTCTGAAATCTTTGGGTTCAATTCTGCATCTAGCAAGACATTGCTGGCTTTTAAATCCCGATGTATAATTTTTAACTGAGATTCTTCATGTAGGTATAGTAGGCCTCGAGCAATCCCACCAATGATCTTGTACCTTTTCCCCCAGTCTAGTTGTTCACGCTGTATAGGATCTATATCATATAAACTAAAATGTCAATTAattacattcaaaaaaaaaaaaaaaaaaattgatggtcAATTAAGGTCACACATGATAGAATAAGTCCATTTTTGAAAGACAATTGGACATTTGTTTCTTCTAAACTAACGAGAAGGTTTAAGCTAGAAATGCAAATTCTAGATTTAGTTGGAAGaggagagcatatatataaacaaACATCAAATTTATAGATTCAGTACTAATATTAATTATAGATCTACCATATTAGGGTCACTGTACAGGTTCCAAAGAGGGTCATTCAGATTTTTGTGGAAAATGAATTTATACCGAAGAGAATCGTATCCAGGCTTCTGTTTGGCAGATATTCGTAAACAAGCAACTTCTCTTGTTCTTCCATGCAAACGCCCAGAAGCCTTACAAGATTCCTATGCTGGAGCTTAGCAACTAAGACTAGCTCATTTCTCAGCTCTCCAAATCCTTGTGATGAACTAGTTGATAACCTCTTCACTGCTATTTCTTGTCCATCAGGTAGCAGTCCCTATACAGAATTATAAGATTAACAGGAAATAACTAGAaccagaaaataataataataataataataataataataataataataataataataataataatataaatagaaCTGATCAGGATAAAGAAAATTAAAGTTACAAGTGAAAAATCTTTATTTTGGGGGACAATTCTATTAACATTAGATTTAAAGAAGTTTTACACAACAGGCTTTCAACATACCTTGTAAACTGCCCCAAAGCCACCTTCTCCAAGTTTGTTCACTTCCGAGAAGTTAGCTGTCGCAGCTCGTAGTGTAGATATATCAAGTAACAGGGACTCAACACTTGCAATCTCCTCCGAGCGAGTCCCATCCACTGAAAGAGCACAGAATTTTGAAACTATCAAACATTTTCTTGGCAAATCTTATGTATGGAATAAGGATAACAAGATGAGATAATTGGACTACAAATAAATAGTTTTGCTCAATGAAACCATGTCTGCTCTAGCTTTACTGGCTCATTGATGGCCATTGAAGTCAATAATCAAGCAACACATGACTTATTATTTACAGTGAACTTGTCTGGTCTAACTCCTGCAGTAACTTCACCTAATATTTAATCCTTTCCAATCTCAGTAGATTTTACTGGAACTCTCTCCAACAAAAACTTAAAGAAACGAGCTGGATATTTTGTGTAAACAAATCATTTAATTCACGGGTTACTTACAGGGCAATCTTAGAACTGGCTTCCTCCTCCTCCAGAAGCAAATGCAAATTATGGAGATCAGAAAGATTGCAGCTACTAGAGGTATAGCAATCGCTAGGACCAGACCTGTGACATTTGTCTTCTTTCCTGCATCGATAAATGACCAATTTTATCTGCATTTCTATATCAAACATGATACATTGATGGTATTGAAACATGGAGCTGTGGATTAAGACATACAGCATATTAGTGCATCTCTGTTGTGTCTTATAAATGTTTGTGGCACCTATGGAAATTGAGGCCAATAGATTGTgggaaatattttattaataattattctATAAACCATATGGTTGTAATTTTGCAAACTTGCTGACTGGAGTGCCTCTGGTAAGTAAATCAGGTGTGAAGCAGAAATACAGTTTAAAGAAGCATTGCCATTTAAGAAGAacccaagttttttttttcttgcccCATGGTTAGTAATCAGAAAGTGATCCTATGGgagtgttttcttttttttttttttttttgataaaactatggGAGCATTAATTTGGTGTACTCTATGTTTGATCAAACCAGAATAAACTAGTGCTGATTGGCATTACCTTCCATACGTTAAAGAAAAGATAGCTACTTTGGCCGGTTTGTGGAAATAACACTTGTATATTACAGCATTTATCATTAATGCCCAGCTGTGTTGCTTATATAAAATTGTTACCTCTAATATTGCAGGTCAACAAGGAAAAGCTAATCTTTACTGTTAGTTTAAGTCACACgacttcaaattttattcatgATCAACCAAGAATTTATGTATTTCTAGATTAT
Coding sequences within it:
- the LOC105036084 gene encoding cysteine-rich receptor-like protein kinase 6, which translates into the protein MFPSLPSSRPLFPLCLLLFFFLLNHSPPAAADLLAQKCGNTGNYTTNSTYASNLNILLTSLDSNTSLSGGFSNFTVGQIPNQIYGLALCRGDTNASTCRSCLDIATQNAPNLCPYAKSAIFWYDDCLLHYSNQRFFSTIDTSDEIWMYNTNNITDPSQFDNLVGVLMNRIVDWAASNSTKMFATGEMLNSTNSPLPTIYGLAQCTRDLSRSQCQQCLTGMLDPLPAAFKGKQGARVLGGSCNYRYEIYSFYEGTPTLRLQSSLEAAPAPAPPLITPPGTERKKTNVTGLVLAIAIPLVAAIFLISIICICFWRRRKPVLRLPLDGTRSEEIASVESLLLDISTLRAATANFSEVNKLGEGGFGAVYKGLLPDGQEIAVKRLSTSSSQGFGELRNELVLVAKLQHRNLVRLLGVCMEEQEKLLVYEYLPNRSLDTILFDPIQREQLDWGKRYKIIGGIARGLLYLHEESQLKIIHRDLKASNVLLDAELNPKISDFGLARLFGGDQTQGTTSRVVGTFGYMAPEYAMRGHYSIKSDLYSFGVLVLEIVSGRKNSGYSDSEFAQDLLSYIWERWTEGTILEILDPSLGNHCPRSEALRCIHIGLLCVQENPSDRPNMSQVVVMLSSNSVSLQAPSRPAFCIGKSSMDSDVYSNEFNMSRGANDRSSSKSIPMSPNEVSITELEPR